In the genome of Saccopteryx leptura isolate mSacLep1 chromosome 10, mSacLep1_pri_phased_curated, whole genome shotgun sequence, one region contains:
- the LOC136382113 gene encoding C-C chemokine receptor type 3-like isoform X2, whose amino-acid sequence MATTIIDAPEIEEGAIGTTSYEYLFTMPCEKVNIHELATHMLPPLYALVFGVGLLGNVMVVVILTKYKRLCSMANIYLLNLVISDLLFLFTLPFWIHSLLWDEWVFGNFMCKLLSGLYCIGLFGEVFFIILLTMDRYLAIVHAVFALRARTVTFGIVSSVCTWVLAGLAALPEFIFLKTQEGNEKLYCSIIYPEDEGDAWKRFHAVRVNVFSLALPLLVMAFCYSGIIKTLVRCPNQVKYKTIRLIFVIMVVFFIFWTPFNLVLLLSTFQTIFFETSCERSKQLDVAMLVTEVVSFTHCCVNPVIYAFVGERFQEHLRHFFRRHVALPLGQCTLLLSNDHLERVSSSGSRSTGEQELSAVF is encoded by the coding sequence ATGGCCACCACCATCATCGATGCGCCCGAGATTGAGGAGGGGGCCATCGGGACCACATCCTATGAGTATCTGTTCACCATGCCATGTGAAAAAGTCAACATCCACGAGCTGGCCACCCACATGCTGCCCCCGCTGTACGCCCTGGTGTTCGGGGTCGGGCTGCTGGGCAacgtgatggtggtggtgatccTCACCAAATACAAACGCCTCTGCAGCATGGCCAACATCTACCTGCTCAACCTGGTCATTTCGGACTTGCTCTTTCTGTTCACGCTGCCCTTCTGGATTCACTCTCTGCTGTGGGATGAGTGGGTTTTTGGCAATTTCATGTGCAAGCTGCTGTCGGGGCTTTACTGCATCGGCTTGTTTGGGGAGGTCTTCTTCATCATCCTGCTGACAATGGACCGCTATCTGGCCATCGTCCATGCCGTGTTTGCCCTTCGAGCCCGGACCGTCACTTTTGGTATCGTAAGCAGCGTCTGCACCTGGGTCCTGGCAGGGCTGGCTGCCCTCCCTGAATTTATCTTCCTAAAGACCCAAGAAGGGAATGAAAAGTTGTACTGCAGCATCATTTACCCAGAAGATGAAGGAGACGCCTGGAAGCGTTTTCACGCCGTGAGGGTGAATGTCTTcagcctggctctgcctctgCTCGTTATGGCCTTCTGCTACTCCGGCATCATCAAAACCCTGGTGCGGTGCCCCAATCAGGTCAAGTACAAGACGATCCGGCTCATTTTTGTCATCATGgtggtttttttcattttctggacACCCTTCAACCTGGTTCTCCTTCTCTCCacttttcaaaccatcttctttGAGACCAGCTGTGAGCGGAGCAAACAGCTGGACGTGGCCATGCTGGTGACAGAGGTGGTCTCCTTCACGCACTGCTGCGTCAACCCCGTCATCTACGCCTTTGTGGGCGAGAGGTTCCAGGAGCACCTGCGCCACTTCTTCCGCAGGCACGTGGCTCTGCCCCTGGGCCAGTGCACCCTACTCCTTTCTAACGACCACCTGGAAAGAGTCAGCAGCTCTGGCTCCCGGTCAACGGGGGAGCAGGAACTCTCCGCTGTGTTTTAG
- the LOC136382113 gene encoding C-C chemokine receptor type 3-like isoform X1, with protein MSLNRCYLHCTGGEARATAGCVKDFAALAGTRKMATTIIDAPEIEEGAIGTTSYEYLFTMPCEKVNIHELATHMLPPLYALVFGVGLLGNVMVVVILTKYKRLCSMANIYLLNLVISDLLFLFTLPFWIHSLLWDEWVFGNFMCKLLSGLYCIGLFGEVFFIILLTMDRYLAIVHAVFALRARTVTFGIVSSVCTWVLAGLAALPEFIFLKTQEGNEKLYCSIIYPEDEGDAWKRFHAVRVNVFSLALPLLVMAFCYSGIIKTLVRCPNQVKYKTIRLIFVIMVVFFIFWTPFNLVLLLSTFQTIFFETSCERSKQLDVAMLVTEVVSFTHCCVNPVIYAFVGERFQEHLRHFFRRHVALPLGQCTLLLSNDHLERVSSSGSRSTGEQELSAVF; from the coding sequence GGACAAGAAAAATGGCCACCACCATCATCGATGCGCCCGAGATTGAGGAGGGGGCCATCGGGACCACATCCTATGAGTATCTGTTCACCATGCCATGTGAAAAAGTCAACATCCACGAGCTGGCCACCCACATGCTGCCCCCGCTGTACGCCCTGGTGTTCGGGGTCGGGCTGCTGGGCAacgtgatggtggtggtgatccTCACCAAATACAAACGCCTCTGCAGCATGGCCAACATCTACCTGCTCAACCTGGTCATTTCGGACTTGCTCTTTCTGTTCACGCTGCCCTTCTGGATTCACTCTCTGCTGTGGGATGAGTGGGTTTTTGGCAATTTCATGTGCAAGCTGCTGTCGGGGCTTTACTGCATCGGCTTGTTTGGGGAGGTCTTCTTCATCATCCTGCTGACAATGGACCGCTATCTGGCCATCGTCCATGCCGTGTTTGCCCTTCGAGCCCGGACCGTCACTTTTGGTATCGTAAGCAGCGTCTGCACCTGGGTCCTGGCAGGGCTGGCTGCCCTCCCTGAATTTATCTTCCTAAAGACCCAAGAAGGGAATGAAAAGTTGTACTGCAGCATCATTTACCCAGAAGATGAAGGAGACGCCTGGAAGCGTTTTCACGCCGTGAGGGTGAATGTCTTcagcctggctctgcctctgCTCGTTATGGCCTTCTGCTACTCCGGCATCATCAAAACCCTGGTGCGGTGCCCCAATCAGGTCAAGTACAAGACGATCCGGCTCATTTTTGTCATCATGgtggtttttttcattttctggacACCCTTCAACCTGGTTCTCCTTCTCTCCacttttcaaaccatcttctttGAGACCAGCTGTGAGCGGAGCAAACAGCTGGACGTGGCCATGCTGGTGACAGAGGTGGTCTCCTTCACGCACTGCTGCGTCAACCCCGTCATCTACGCCTTTGTGGGCGAGAGGTTCCAGGAGCACCTGCGCCACTTCTTCCGCAGGCACGTGGCTCTGCCCCTGGGCCAGTGCACCCTACTCCTTTCTAACGACCACCTGGAAAGAGTCAGCAGCTCTGGCTCCCGGTCAACGGGGGAGCAGGAACTCTCCGCTGTGTTTTAG